In Halopseudomonas xinjiangensis, a single genomic region encodes these proteins:
- a CDS encoding lipopolysaccharide kinase InaA family protein, with protein sequence MKSPFIAVNAREVLRRHGLDSFEALWALRLGETPSTPRGAGWSSVHRLELDDINGRTQAFYLKRQENHLHRSLVHPQGELTFAREFRSIQTYAHAGIPALEVAFFYETSRPGEQRAILMTRALDAYEPLTVWLDRWGSLSPSQREDLIRATAALIRSLHSAGKVHNNLYPRHIFLKLDGDGAGARLIDLERTRSAWWGERDRVRELTTLLLRCEPASRTQRLRFLLAYLGLVRLDGEGRALARRIDARYRMRTGR encoded by the coding sequence ATGAAGTCACCGTTCATTGCCGTCAATGCCCGGGAAGTGCTGCGCAGGCACGGTCTCGATAGCTTCGAAGCACTCTGGGCATTACGGCTCGGAGAGACGCCCTCGACGCCGCGCGGCGCCGGCTGGAGCAGCGTTCATCGGCTAGAACTGGATGATATCAACGGCAGAACGCAGGCGTTCTACCTCAAGCGCCAGGAAAACCATCTCCACAGATCTCTGGTTCATCCGCAGGGCGAACTGACCTTCGCGCGCGAATTTCGGTCGATCCAGACATACGCCCACGCTGGCATACCGGCACTTGAAGTGGCGTTCTTCTACGAAACCTCTCGGCCCGGCGAGCAGAGGGCTATCCTCATGACCCGAGCGCTGGATGCCTACGAGCCGCTGACCGTCTGGCTTGACCGCTGGGGCTCGCTGAGCCCGTCGCAGCGTGAAGATCTGATTCGCGCAACGGCAGCTTTGATACGTTCCTTGCACAGCGCTGGTAAGGTGCATAACAACCTTTACCCACGGCATATTTTTCTCAAGCTGGATGGTGACGGTGCAGGCGCACGGCTGATTGATCTTGAGCGCACGCGTTCGGCCTGGTGGGGCGAACGAGACCGGGTAAGGGAGCTGACGACGCTGCTGCTGCGCTGCGAGCCGGCCAGCCGTACCCAGCGGCTGCGCTTTCTTCTGGCCTACCTCGGGCTGGTCAGGCTTGACGGCGAAGGGCGCGCACTGGCCCGTCGCATCGACGCGCGATACCGGATGAGGACAGGACGATGA
- a CDS encoding lipopolysaccharide kinase InaA family protein, with protein sequence MKQVDMLRRAGRQPPLPLHLQLQGARTVHLTGWLRILPGKRLVGEGRLDGERVLVKLFIARGSARHFERELAGIEALLGADIPTPELLATGALAGGGCFMATRFIENAETLQARWEAAQPADPGSEPAFGIVSEAVEAVALLHQKGLVQTDMHLGNFLMQHDTLYVIDGDAIEAHGDAALPAAVAQHNLALLLGQLPPDWDACRGQLLERYLQVNPAHALAEEQVASDVDKVRQRRLADYLGKAIRDCTLFAVQRSWTRFVAVPRDDASRMSSIIKDPDCAFDGTLLKDGGSSTVATTMVDANLVVVKRYNIKGFSHWLKRFWRPSRAWHSWLAAHRLLFLGIATPKPLGMIESRFGPLRRKAWLVTEYCAGQDLLTVLGSEGERLPDKALKAALLRTVNALVAQQISHGDFKATNLIWNGEDLVLIDLDAMQAHPKRRGWQKAWQRDRARLVRNWPARSPLARWLEEHLPTG encoded by the coding sequence ATGAAGCAGGTCGACATGTTGCGCCGGGCTGGCCGTCAACCACCGTTGCCATTGCATCTGCAGTTGCAGGGAGCACGCACCGTTCACCTGACCGGTTGGCTGCGGATACTGCCCGGCAAGCGCCTGGTCGGCGAAGGCCGGCTCGACGGGGAGCGGGTGCTGGTGAAATTATTCATTGCCCGTGGCTCTGCTCGACACTTCGAACGTGAGCTTGCAGGAATCGAAGCGCTGCTGGGTGCAGACATTCCCACGCCGGAGCTGCTGGCAACCGGTGCGCTGGCCGGAGGCGGTTGCTTCATGGCGACGAGATTTATTGAAAACGCCGAAACCCTGCAGGCCCGCTGGGAAGCCGCGCAGCCGGCAGATCCCGGTTCTGAACCAGCCTTTGGCATCGTTTCCGAAGCGGTCGAGGCTGTCGCGCTTCTGCATCAGAAGGGGCTGGTACAGACCGATATGCATCTGGGCAACTTCCTGATGCAACACGACACTTTGTACGTCATCGACGGCGATGCGATCGAGGCGCATGGCGACGCTGCTCTACCTGCCGCCGTGGCCCAGCACAATCTGGCTTTGCTCCTGGGCCAGCTGCCGCCGGACTGGGATGCCTGCCGTGGACAGCTGCTTGAAAGGTATCTGCAGGTTAACCCGGCACATGCGCTCGCCGAAGAGCAAGTTGCCTCCGATGTCGACAAAGTGCGTCAGCGGCGCCTGGCCGATTATCTGGGTAAAGCGATAAGGGACTGTACCTTGTTCGCAGTGCAGCGCAGCTGGACCCGATTCGTCGCCGTGCCTCGAGATGACGCGTCCCGCATGTCATCGATAATCAAGGATCCGGACTGCGCATTCGACGGCACCTTGCTCAAGGACGGTGGCAGCAGTACCGTGGCAACCACCATGGTTGATGCCAATCTGGTGGTGGTGAAACGTTACAACATCAAGGGCTTTTCCCACTGGCTAAAACGCTTTTGGCGGCCAAGCCGGGCCTGGCACTCCTGGCTCGCTGCCCATCGCCTGCTATTCCTCGGCATCGCCACCCCCAAGCCGCTGGGCATGATCGAAAGTCGGTTTGGCCCGCTGCGTCGCAAAGCATGGCTGGTGACCGAGTATTGCGCTGGGCAGGACCTGCTGACCGTGCTTGGGTCCGAAGGAGAGCGATTACCCGATAAGGCCCTGAAAGCGGCATTGCTTCGCACGGTCAATGCCCTGGTGGCGCAGCAGATAAGCCACGGCGATTTCAAGGCGACCAATCTCATCTGGAACGGCGAAGACCTGGTCCTCATCGACCTGGATGCCATGCAGGCCCACCCCAAGCGGCGAGGGTGGCAGAAGGCCTGGCAGCGAGACCGTGCGCGACTGGTGCGCAATTGGCCGGCGCGCAGCCCCCTTGCGCGTTGGCTGGAAGAGCATTTGCCAACGGGCTGA